One genomic window of Salvelinus namaycush isolate Seneca chromosome 22, SaNama_1.0, whole genome shotgun sequence includes the following:
- the LOC120017953 gene encoding polyribonucleotide nucleotidyltransferase 1, mitochondrial-like isoform X3: MKQLLRLGPTLARLNVRLCHQSVWNSHGTIQKVGVNLGEKKLEISTGKLARFADGSAVVQLGDTTVMVTAVSKTKPSPSQFMPLVVDYRQKAAAAGRIPTNHLRRELGTTENEILTSRLIDRAIRPLFPAGYFYDTQVLCNLLAVDGVNDPDVLAINGASAALTLSDIPWNGPIGAVRIGLVDGEFLVNPTRKQMASSTINLIVAGAPLSQVVMIEASAENVLQQDFCHAVKVGVKHTQQIILAIQQMAREAKVTKRTPPKIFSAPEEMIEHTRQLASEKIYAVFTDFTHDKISRDDAINKVRLETEEQMKEKYPHAEPYEVMESFNMVSKEVFRNLVLNEYRRCDGRNLTSLRNISCEADVFKPLHGSALFQRGQTQVLCSVTFDSLESSIKTDIITTALSGVKDKNFMLHYEFPPYATNEIGKMSGMNRRELGHGALAEKALRPVIPKDFPFTIRVTSEVLESNGSSSMASACGGSLALMDAGVPITSAVAGVAIGLISKANPEKPSEIQDYRILTDILGIEDYLGDMDFKLAGTNKGINALQADVKIPGLPLKLVMEAIQQATVAKREILVIMNNTIAKPRANRKENGPVVENVRVPVSRRARFVGPGGYNLRRLQAQTGQ, translated from the exons ATGAAACAATTACTGAGGCTTGGGCCCACGCTGGCCAGACTAAATGTGCGGTTGTGCCACCAAAGTGTCTGGAACAGCCATGGAACGATACAAAAAGTGGGCGTGAACTTGGGTGAGAA AAAACTTGAGATCTCAACAGGGAAACTTGCCAGATTTGCAGATGGGTCGGCTGTTGTGCAG CTTGGGGATACAACAGTGATGGTGACAGCTGTCAGCAAAACGAAACCGTCCCCCTCCCAATTTATGCCACTAGTG GTGGACTACAGACAGAAAGCAGCTGCTGCTGGTAGAATCCCCACTAACCACTTGCGGCGGGAGTTGGGCACCACTGAAAATGAGATTCTGACTAGTAGGCTAATAG ACAGGGCAATCAGACCCCTTTTTCCTGCTGGTTATTTCTATGATACTCAG GTCCTGTGTAACCTGTTGGCAGTTGATGGTGTTAATGATCCAGATGTACTGGCTATCAATGGAG CCTCTGCTGCCCTTACCCTTTCTGACATTCCCTGGAATGGGCCCATTG GTGCAGTGCGCATTGGCCTGGTGGATGGCGAGTTCCTGGTGAACCCAACACGAAAGCAAATGGCTTCCAGCACTATCAATCTGATAGTGGCTGGAGCACCTCTCAGCCAAGTGG TGATGATCGAGGCATCTGCTGAGAATGTGTTGCAGCAGGACTTCTGTCATGCAGTCAAGGTTGGTGTGAAGCACACACAGCAGATCATATTGGCTATTCAGCAGATGGCCAGAGAAGCAAAAGTGACCAAGCGCACCCCTCCCAAAATATTTTCTGCGCCCGAGGAAATGATTGAGCACACACGACA ATTGGCCTCTGAAAAGATCTATGCTGTTTTCACAGACTTCACTCATGACAAG ATTTCCAGAGATGACGCCATTAACAAAGTGCGACTAGAAACAGAGGAACAAATGAAAG AGAAATATCCTCATGCAGAACCTTATGAGGTGATGGAATCCTTCAACATGGTTTCCAAAGAGGTCTTCCGCAATCTGGTTTTGAATGAATATAGGAG GTGTGATGGAAGAAACCTGACTTCATTAAGAAATATTTCCTGTGAGGCAGACGTCTTTAAGCCCCTTCATGGGTCTGCACTTTTCCAGAGGGGACAGACACAG GTTCTGTGCTCTGTAACATTTGACTCCTTGGAGTCCAGTATTAAAACAGACATCATTACTACAGCATTAAG TGGAGTCAAAGACAAGAATTTCATGCTTCACTATGAG tttcctcCTTACGCAACCAATGAGATTGGAAAGATGAGTGGAATGAACAGGAGAGAGCTTGGTCATG GGGCACTGGCGGAGAAGGCTCTGAGACCTGTCATCCCAAAAGACTTCCCCTTCACTATTAGAGTCACCTCTGAGGTTTTGGAGTCTAATG GTTCCTCGTCGATGGCGTCAGCATGTGGAGGCAGTCTGGCTTTGATGGATGCTG GTGTGCCTATTACATCAGCTGTGGCAGGTGTAGCTATTGGACTTATCTCCAAGGCAAACCCAGAGAAGCCATCGGAAATCCAGGACTACCGAATACTGACTGATATTCTG GGAATCGAGGATTACCTAGGAGACATGGACTTCAAACTGGCTGGAACAAATAAGGGTATCAATGCCTTACAG GCTGATGTGAAGATTCCAGGCTTACCTCTGAAACTTGTAATGGAGGCTATTCAGCAAGCCACAG TTGCCAAGAGGGAGATTTTGGTCATCATGAACAATACCATTGCCAAGCCCAGAGCTAACAGAAAGGAGAATGGTCCGGTTGTCG AAAATGTCAGAGTCCCAGTCTCCAGACGAGCACGCTTTGTTGGGCCAGGGGGCTATAACCTCCGCAGACTACAAGCTCAAACAG gacaatga